GGCATGACTTTGTGGAGTTTCAGCTCGGCCCCGCCGCGCGCGTAGGTTTCAGCAACCGCGAGGCACTCTTCGCCAACTCCAACTTCCTCCGGCATGTCGGCATCGAGCGGCAGCGATTGCTTCACCTCAACGACGTAGACCAGGATAACTTCGAGATTCTTCTTTGATGCCAGCGCACAGGCCAGATCGAGTGCTCGCCGATCGCCGGAACCACCGGTGATCGGAACGAGAATGCGACGGTATTGCACCCGGATTCCCCCCGAAAGACGAACGAACGTCGAGCGCACGCTCGACGGGCATGTATCATACGCCCGCTGCCAAACGGGTGATGAGCTGCATTGGCAGCCCCGCGTCGCGCATCGCGGTTTGTGTTCTGGCGATGTCATACGGCACTCTGCGAAAAGTGACAACCCCTAAATCTGGATCGAACAGCGCAAACGCGGCGTCGGGGTTGCCATCGCGCGGTTGACCGACAGAGCCGGGATTGATGATGAAGCGTCCCTGATCCAGCTGAATCGACTCGCCATCGCTACCCAGACGAGGGTCAATGCCCGCGTCCGCCATATCGTTGGTGATCCACAACTGCACATGCGTGTGGCCGAGGAAGCACGCCGCTTCGTCGAACACTTCAAAGTTCGCCGCTGAGACTTCGGCCGAGTAGAGATATTCCCAGATCGGTTGCCGGGGACTGCCATGAACGCAGAGGCAGCCATCGACGGTGGCGCGCAACGGAAGGAACGCAACCTGGTTACGTTGCTCGTCTGTTAGTTGGCTGGTGGTCCACATCGTGGCGGCGCGAGCGATCGGGTTGAACTCGTCGAGGCTGAGCAGGCCCACTGAAGCCGCATCGTGGTTGCCGAGCAGCATGACATCCGGTTCGAGATCGACCATCGCATCGAGACATTCACCTGGGTACGGTCCGTAACCGACTGTGTCGCCCAGATTCCAAATGGTGTCGACAGGACCTGCGGCTTCCAGGACAGCTTCCAGCGCAGCCAGATTCGCGTGAATATCGGAAACGATCAGAATTGACATAACTCCCCGTCGCGTACTAGTTGGCGGTGCCAGCCACTGGTGCTGGTGCTAGCTCGTGTGGGGTTCCCTGTCGGACATAGACGAGAAGCACGGCGACGTCGGCTGGCGTCACGCCGGCGATACGGCTAGCTTGCCCGATGGTTGATGGCCGGACGTGTGCCAACTTTTCGCGTGCCTCGTTGCGCAGACCGCGAACGCTCAGGTAGTCGATCCTTGCGGGAATGCGGGTGTGCTCCATACGGCTGAGTCGTTCGACCTGCTCCCGTTCTTTTTCGACATAGGCGTCGTAGCGCAAGTCAACCTCGATCCGCCGTAGCATTGCGTCATCGACGTGCAACCCATCGTAAGCGGCCGGGCGAAGCAGATGCAGCGCGGCGAACAGGTCAGTGATGCGAGAGTCGGGGCGACGCGCATAGTCGGCGGCGGTCATGCTGCGGCTCGAAGGCGGAAGTCCCACCGATGCAAGCAGGTGTGTGATGCGCTCGTTTTGCGTCAGAAACGTCTCAGTCATCAGTGCGATAACGCGGTCGCGAGCTTCGCGCTCTTCTGCCACCTCGCGGTATCGCGCGTCTGAAATGAGGCCGGTATCGTGCGCGAACTGGCTGAGGCGATCATCGGCAGTGTCGGCGCGCAGCAGGATGCGATGCTCGGCGCGAGATGTCAGCATGCGATATGGCTCAACGAAATCCTGCGTCGACAGGTCGTCGGCCATCACTCCGAGATAGGCCTGGTCACGACGCAACGTGACTGGCTCGAGTCCACCAACGAACCGCGCCGCGTTCAGCCCGGCAATCAGTCCCTGCCCTGCTGCCTCTTCGTAGCCCGAAGTGCCGTTGACCTGGCCAGCGAGAAAGAGGCCGTCGATGCGCTTTGAGGCGAACCAGGGCGTCAACTCGGTTGGCTCGATGGCATCGTACTCAACGGCGTAGCCGTAGCGTGTGATGCGGGCGTCGCGCAGTGCCGGGATCGTGCGCAGGAATTCGAGCTGCACATCGTGCGGCAGGCTCGTGTTGGCACCCTGGACGTAGACCTCAGTCGTACGCCAGCCTTCAGGTTCGAGAAACAGGCTGTGACTGTGCTTGTCGCGAAACCGCATGACCTTGTCTTCGATGGACGGGCAGTAGCGCGGACCAACGCCCTGGATCGTGCCATCGAACATCGGTGAACGGTGGGCGTTCGCAGCGATCAGGTCGTGCCCGGTCTCGTTTGTTTGCACCAGATAGCATGACAACTGCGTTCGCCAACCGTCGGACTGCCCAGGGTAGAGCGACAGCGGCGGGAGCTCCAGTCGCTCAATGCGTCCATTGCGACCGGCACGTGAGAACCAGAGCGGGGTCTCGGAGCCCGGCTGCTCTTCGGTCAGCGAAAAGTCGATAGTTCGCGCATCAATGCGTGGCGGAGTGCCTGTCTTCAGGCGGCGTAACTGGATGCCGACGTCGCCAATCGAAACCGCCAGGTCCTGCGTTGCATGCTCGCCAGCCCGCCCACCGTTCGAGCGCCAGCTTCCGGAAATCATGCTGCCACGCAAGAAGGTGCCGGCTGTGATGACCGCCGCCCTGCAGTGATAGACATTGCCGAAGTCAGTCTCGACTGCGCAGACAGCTGGCTGACCATTGCTGGTGCGCGCCTGAATTGTGCGTGCCGCTTCCTGTCGGAGCTCAATACCCGGCTGGACTTCCAACGCTTCCTTCATCGCCATCGAATAGAGCGTCTTGTCGGCCTGAGCGCGCAGTGCCTGAACAGCAGGGCCCTTCGAGGCGTTCAACGTGCGGATCTGAAGCGCAGTGCGATCGATGGCCTCGGCCATCGCGCCACCGAGCGCATCAATCTCAGCGACGATGTGTCCCTTGGCCGGTCCGCCGATTGATGGATTGCAGGGCATAAACCCGATGCGATCCAGATTTGGCGTGAGGACAAGGACTGATGCGCCGACGCGCGCGGCGGCCAGCGCAGCCTCACAGCCAGCATGGCCTGCGCCAATAACGACGACATCGTAAGATGAATGGTGGGATCCATGGTCTGTCAGCAGCATAACGGTCGTGAAGTATAGTGTCGTTTCCAGCGGCCCGCAACGTGCGTGAGCGGGAACGCTGGTTCGTTGACACATGCGAACCGATCTAACAACAGGAGATCTTCACTGTGAGCCTGATGCGCGGAATCATTGAAAACGCAATCAAGAATATGACTCCGGAAGAGCGCGACAAGGCACTTCAATCTGTCATGGAACAGGTTGTGTCGATGATGTCGGCCGAGGAGCGCAGGACATCGCTGGTGTACATCGTGTCGTATCTGGCAGGGGATTTGTCGAGCGAAGACCGTGCCGCGGTGATTCGTAGCGTGGTGCAGTGACGATGAGGAGGAATCAGCATGGAGCGATCAAACCTGGGTACTGCTGAAGTTGTCGGCATTGCGACTGCGGCTGCGCAGCAATTGGCGGAACTGTCATTGCGCTGAGTCGCGGCGGTGCCGAATCGGATCCCGTGCCGGCGGAGATCGCCGACCGGCAGGCGCTGGCGGATTCCGTTTCGGCGGGCGTTGAGCGCAGTCGCGACACGGCTATGAGCGCGATCGATTCTGCGGTTCAAAGCTATCCGGATCTGCGCGATAACGTCATGAGCATGATCCGCCGGTTGAGCGATACGGCGAAGCCGACGGCAGATCGGGCCGCGTCCTCGCTGCCATCTTCCGACGAGTTGCGTGCTGCCGGCACGACGGTCATCGAAAAGTTTCAGGAGACCGTCGTCCCTGCCGCCGCTGACGCAATCCATCAGATCCGCGATCGAGTCGAAGAAAACCGCGATCGCTCGCCGCAGGCGCCAGCGCTGCTCGCGGCAACTGGCGCGACGGCGCAACGCGCTGTTGATCGGTCCTCACAGACGATGCACCGTGCTGTCGAAAGCTCAAGGAATGCCGCGCAAGAGACGCTGGCCGCTGCCGCCTGGATGACAATCGCCGGCACGCTGCTGTACTTCGTCCTGCTGAGCGACGAGCAGCGTGAAAAGGTCAAGTCGTTCGTTGTCGGAGCGTTCGAGCAGGTTCAGTTGTTGATCCAGGATTTCCGCGGCTACGAGGACGAATTCTAGCTTCCCAAACGCCGCAAGCAGAACACCGCAGCCGATTCGGCTGCGGTGTTCTGCTTGTTGCATAGATGTTGCTGCGTTAGCCGACGCGTTGAGCGGCCGGAGCGCCGTGGCAGTTCTTGAACTTTTTGCCACTGCCGCAATAGCACGGCTCGTTGCGTCCAATTTTGGTGCGCTTCCTGGCAGCCTGAGGCTTGCCATCCGACTCCTGATTCGTGACCATCGTGCGTGGTTGAGCGAGAACTGGTGCGCGCTGGATGTTGGCGTAGAAGATCTTGTGCGCGGTGTCGTAATCGATGTTTGCCAGGAGCTGCTCGAACATGTCGAAGCCCTCCTTCTTGTAGGCAACGAGCGGATCCTTCTGCGCATAGGCCTGGAGACCGATGCCCTGGCGCATGTCATCCATGATCGTCAGGTGCTCACGCCAGAGCTTGTCGATGACGGAAAGCATGACGGCGCGCTCAAGGTAACGCATCATCTCTTCGCCGGTGTCGCGCTCCTTGGCTTCGTAATGGGCGAGCGCATCGTCAATCAGGCGTTGTTCGATGTCCTCAATAGGCAGCCCATCGATGTCCTGCATGCGCAATGAGGTCATCGGAACGATCGAGCGGTAGCCGCGGATGATCGCCTCGTCGTCGATCTCGTCGCCTTCCGCATGGGCAGCGACGACGATCGCAACCTGATTCTCGATGATCTCCAACATCCGCTCGTGGAGACTCTCGCCCTCCAGGATGCGGCGACGATTGGCGTAGATCACCTCGCGGTGCTTGTTCATGACGTCGTCGTACTCGACAACGTGCTTGCGGAGGTCGAAGTTATGGCCCTCAACCTTCGTCTGGGCGTTCTCGATCGACTTCGAGATCATGTTGTGCTCGATTGGCTGATCGTCTTCGAGACCGAGCCGATCCATCAACCCGGCGACGCGGCCCGATCCGAACCGTCGCATCAATTCGTCTTCGAGCGACAGGAAGAAGCGGCTCGACCCAGGGTCGCCCTGGCGGCCAGCGCGTCCACGCAACTGGTTGTCGATGCGGCGCGATTCGTGGCGCTCGGTGCCGATGATATGCAGACCGCCTTTGTCGGTCACACCGTCGCCGAGCTTGATGTCGGTGCCACGACCCGCCATGTTTGTCGCAATCGTGACCCGCCCCGGCTCGCCGGCGAATTGCACGATCTCGGCTTCGCGTTCGTGCTGCTTGGCGTTCAGGACGGAGTGCGGAACTTCCTGGCGCAGCAGGCCGGCGAGGAATTCCGACTTCTCGATGGACGTCGTGCCGACCAGGGTCGGCTGGCCCTTCTCGGCCGCCGCCTTGATCTCGCGGACGATGGCCCGGTACTTCTCCTCGGCCGTGCGGTAGACCTCGTCATCCTCGTCGAGACGCTGGATCGGCAGGTTGGTGGGCACCTCCACGACTTCCAGGCCGTAGATGTTGCCGAATTCCTCGGCCTCGGTGGAGGCCGTTCCGGTCATGCCGGCGAGCTTGTCGTACATACGGAAGTAGTTCTGGAACGTAATGGTGGCTTCGGTCACGTTTTCGCGCTGGACACGAACGCCTTCCTTGGCCTCAATCGCCTGATGAAGTCCCTCGGAATAACGGCGACCTGCCATCTTGCGCCCGGTGAACTCGTCAACAATGACGACCTCGCCGTCCTCGATCATGTAGTCCTTGTCGCGATGGAAGAGCGCCTGGGCCTTGAGGGCCTGCTCGAGGTAGTGCGTGAGATCCTGATAACGATCGTCATAGATACTTGCGCCGTCAGGGATCTCGAGAATCTGCTCGACCCGGTCGATGCCATCTTCGGTGAGTGTCACCGATCTGCGCTTCAGGTCGATCTCGTAATGACGCTCTTGCCGCAGCTGGCGGACGATCTGAGCGAACTGGTAGTAGCGGTCAACCGCTTCGTCGCCAGGGCCCGAGATGATGAGCGGTGTGCGCGCCTCGTCGATCAGGATGTTGTCGACTTCGTCGACGATCGCGTAATGCAGGTCACGCTGAACGCAATAGCGAATATCGGGTGCCATGTTGTCGCGGAGGTAGTCGAAGCCGAACTCGTTGTTCGTCCCGTAGGTGATGTCGCAGTTGTATGCCTCAGCGCGCTCAACAGGGCGCAGCCGCTCCAGGCGCGGATCCTCGTTCGGGTATTCAGGATCGTAGACGAAGGCTTCGTCGTGCTGGATGCAGCCAACGGTCAGACCCAGCGCGTGGTAGATCTGGCCCATCCACTGCGTGTCACGCTTGGCCAGGTAGTCGTTCGGCGTTACCAGGTGGCAGCCCTTGCCCTCGAGTGCGTTCAATGCAAGTGCGAGCGCGGATGTCTGGGTCTTGCCTTCGCCGGTGCGCATCTCGGCGATCTTGCCCTGATGCAGGACGACGCCGCCCATGATCTGAACATCGAAGTGACGCTGTCCAAGTGTTCGACGGGTTGCCTCGCGAGTTGCTGCGAACGACTCCGGCAGGATGTCGTCGAGCTCATCTCCGGCGGCGAGCTGTGATCTGAAGTGGTCCGAGATTCCGGCCAGCTCCTCATCAGAAAGGGCACGGTACTCGTCTTCAAGCGCGTTGACTTCATCGGCGATCGATCGTAGCGTGTTCAACGCTTTGTCGTTTGAGGAGCCGAGGACTCTTTTTAGCAGGGATCTCATGTGGTGATTCTCCGACGTCAATAGCAGTTGCGGGAGGTACGTCCGACATTTCGGTCGGTCGGTCGGCAATTCATGTGGTCGACTGAAGCTCGGACCTCTTGCCGCACAACCTCGTCATTTTACTATAACCACCATGCCGAACTGTGGTTATTAGCAAGGGCCAACAGGGGGATGAACATGCGCGAAGAGGATTTGCAGCGACCCGAGCTCACCAGCTATCTCAAGTACGAGGAGATGGTTGCGCTCCTGAAGAACTGGGCTGACGCATACCCCCGCTGGATTTCGCTTACGGTCATTGGACATTCGGCGGAGGGGCGCGAACTGTTCGTGGCGACGGTCTCGGACCATGAGTCGGGAAAGCACGGTGGCGTCGACAAGCGCCCGGCGATCTGGGTCGATGCCAACCACCACGCCGGCGAAGTCATCGGCGGGGCCGTGGCGCTGGGGACCATCTGGTCACTTATCCAGCGGTCCGAAGCCGGCGAGAATATGCTGGAGGACACCACCTGGTACGTTCAACCGCGCATCGCGCCGGATGGCGTCGAGGTGTATCTGACCACACCGCACAAATTGCGATCTGCACCGATCGACTATCCAACTGCTGGTCCGCAATCCGGACTTCATCCGGCGGATATCGACGGCGACGGCGTGATCACGCAGATGCGCGTGCCCGACAGCGATGGCGAGTGGCGTGTTTCCGAGCTGGATCGACGATTGATGGTCCGTCGGATGGATGAAGACGATCCTGACGCTGTGTACTATCGGCTGTTTCCCGAGTCTGAACTGGTTGGCGAGGCGTCATCACCATTGACTGTGGCACCGGCTCGTTGGGGGCTGGACTTCAATCGGTCATATCCGCATAACTGGCAGCCAGACTACAAGCAGCAGGGTGCCGGGCCATACCCGCTCTATCCGCCGGAGACGCGCGCGAACGTTGACTGGATCGTGAGCCATCCGAATATTTGCCTCGTCGTCTCGTATCACACATTTGGCGGCTTCTCGTTTCGGCTGCCGTCCAGTCAGCCGGCAGCAGCGTATCGACATAACGATCTCGGCGGTGATTACGCGGTCCTCTGCCAGCGCTTCACCGACATGACTGGCGGGCCGACGATCCAGTCGTACGATGAGGAGCACCAGATTGCTCGCTTCGGCTCATTGATGGACTGGGCCTATAACCAGCACGGCTTGTATGGGTGGGTTCCTGAATTGTGGGACAACTGGCTGGCGGCTGGTGTTGATCGACGCGATGACCCAGACACTTTCCATGGAGAGCGTGACGAAGAGGAGCAAGCGGCGTTATTGGCCTGGAACGATGCGGCTCTTGGCGGCGAGGGTTTCGTCGATTGGCATGAATTCGATCACCCAGAGTTGGGGCCGGTGGAGATTGGCGGCTGGACCTACAAGTACACGCATCAAAATCCTCCCGGCTCATTCGTTCCACCCATCGCCGCATCCCACATTCGCTGGACCGATCATCTGGCGTCGTCACTCCCGCGCATCGATTTCAGTGAAGTGACGACCGAAGAGATTGGCGAGAATCTCTGGCGGGTGACGGCAGAAGTAACGAACCAGTCTTTTCTACCGACCAACATCTCGCAGCAGGCCATTGACGTCCGGCGCGCAGATCCGGTGAAGATCGAACTGCGGCTGGCAACCGGTGAAGTGCTGGATGGTGGACGGCGCAGTGTTGGCCACCTTGCCGGGCGCGGAGCAGCGTCGAATCGTCCGTGGGAGGATCCGAAGCCGTCACGAAACGTGGCCAGAGTCTCGTGGATAGTGAAGGGCAGCCCGTCAGGAACCGTTGTGGCGTGGTCGAACAAGACCGGAACGATCGAGAGTAGCCTCGGTGCAACAGAGCAAGCTGTTTGACGGCGGCGAAGAGCCGGAAAAGGTAAAGCGACTGGAAGACGATCCGAGCTTTCCGAGCAGGGTCTATCGACTGGCGCTCCAGATTCCGAGCGGGAAAGTGACGACCTACGGCACGATCGCGGCGGTCCTGGGCGACCGCCGTGGTGCCCGCATGGTTGGCTGGGCGATGTCGAGCTGTCCGCCCGAAGTGTCGGAGATCGCGCATCGCGTGGTCAATCGCTACGGTGAGCTCAGCGGCGGCTGGGCATGGGGGCATCCGGATGTCATGCGGCAGCTGCTCATTGATGAGGGCGTCACGTTTGTCGGTGAGTACCAGGTCGACCTGGACAAGCACCTGTGGATACCACCGATGGAGGACTCCGACGAGCCGCCGGATGTCTGAGTTGCCCTGTTATACTCGCGCAGACGGAGAGGAGAGCCTCGATGAATGCTCGAGACGGACTTGAACGCATCCGCGAGCGCCTCGTCGAGAGTGCGGCTCATCCTGACACAGTGGCGCTACTCGACGAAATGATCAAGCGCGCCTCAGTTCCAGGTGCCGAGCGCGCGCAAGCCTCACAGGCGCAACTCGTACGGATGCTGACGCGTACCCCGGCGGCAACCAACAACTTCGAAGTCTATAACGACCTTGTGCGGCTCGAAGCAGAGGTTGAAGAAACCGCTGCGCGCCGTGCTGCTGAAGTTGCGGCCGAGGCCGACCGGCCAGTGCCGAAGAGCAAGAAGTACTACAAGCAGCTGAAGGACCGTGAGAAGCGCGGAGCCTGAGCGACTTCCGGCTGGGTGGGGAAGGATGATGCACGGTGGCTATTCCCGGAGACCGCGTTGCGGCTGCGGCGGAAGAACGCGTCGATCAAACGCTCGCGCTCCTGAAGACGCTCGTCGAGCTCGAGTCGCCTTCGAGTGAGAAGGCTGCGGTCGACAAGCTCATTGACTGGCTGCAGGCAGAGATCGAACGACGCGGCGGTTCCATTGAACGTTTGCCACAAAGCGACTGGGGTGACTTGATCGTCGCCCGGTTCGACGGAAGCCGCGACGGCCAACTGCAAGTCATGACGCACATCGACACGGTCTGGCCGATCGGCACGATCGATCGACTGCCCTGGCGGCAGGACGGCGACAAGATCCACGGACCGGGCATTTACGACATGAAGGCATCCGCCGCAATGATGCTGACGGCGCTGGACATCCTTCACGATCTGAATGCCACACATCGCACAATCGTCTGGACAATCAACACCGAAGAAGAGGTCGGCTCGCCAGTGTCGCGACCGGTGCTCGAATCGGTTGCGAGCGAATCGACGTGCGTGCTGTGCCTGGAGCCGCCGGTGCCGCCCGACGGTGCGCTCAAGACCGAGCGCAAGGGCGTCGGGATGTTCACGATGGAGATTGAGGGTCGCGCGGCACACGCGGGAGCCGACCATCAGTCGGGCGTTAGCGCCGTCGAGGAGCTCGCGCGGCAGATCCAGCGATTGCACGCGCTGACGGACTATGGCAAAGGGACGACCGTCAACGTCGGCGTGGCAGAGGGCGGAACGAAGCGCAACGTCGTTGCTGCCTATGCGCGCGCAGAGATCGATCTAAGGGTCACGTCGTTGGCCGAGGCAGATCGAGTAGTGCCGCAAGTTCTTGATTCGACATCACTCGTCGGCGGAACGACGGTGCGCATCAATGGCGATATGAACCGCCCGCCGATGGAGCGGACCGACGCGATTATTGCAGCGTTCGAGCGCGCTCGTGAGATTGGCCAATCGATCGGGCAGGAGCTCAAGGAAGCGTCGACCGGCGGTGGTTCGGATGGAAACTTCACCGCTGCGATCGGCGCGACGACGCTGGACGGGCTTGGATGCCCGGGTGATGGTGGTCATGCCGACACGGAGCATATCCTTCGATCGGCGATCGGACCGCGCACCGCATTGATCACCGCGTTACTGGCCGGCCTGTAGCGGCCAGGGCAACGAGCGTTGTTCTATTTGAGGGGAGCTGGGGATGACGATTACGCCAGACCACTATGCGGAGCAATTGCCGCGAACATTGGGCCGGTACTCGCCGGTGATTGTCGACCACGCTGAAGGGTCGTATGTCTGGGGACACGACGGACGGAAGTACCTGGACTTCACTTCGGGTATCGCCGTCACCAACACTGGCCACAGCCACCCGGCGGTGGTGAAGGCTATTCAGGAGCAAGCCGCCAAGATCATTCACGCGCAGGCCAATATCCTGATTCACAAGCCGATGATTGACCTGATGGAAGAGATCCGGGCGACGATGCCGTCGCAGCTCGACGGTGTGTTCTTCTCCAACAGCGGCGCTGAGGCAATCGAGGCTGCCGTCAAGCTGGCGAAGATCGCAACTGGCAGACCAGCAATCGTCGCATTCAAGGGCGCGTTCCACGGTCGCACGCATCTGGCCATGGCGCTGACGACATCACGCGTGAAGATGCGCGGCCATTATGAGCCGCTTGTGCCGTCGATCTATCACACGCCGTTCCCGTACCCGTTCCGGAATCCCTACAGTGGTGATCCGACAGATGCCTGCATCTACGAACTTGAGCGCTTGTTCGAGACGACGGTGATGCCCGATGATGTCGCGGCCATCATCGTTGAGCCGATCCAGGGTGAGGGCGGCTACATTGTCCCGCCGGACAACTTTCTGGGTCGTGTCCGCGAGATCTGCGACAAGCACGGCATTTTGCTGATCGCTGACGAGATTCAGACGGGTGTTGGACGCACCGGCAAGTGGTGGGGCTTCGAGCATTCGAACATCGTGCCGGACATCGTAGCTGTGGCGAAGGGTATTGCCAGCGGCCTGCCGCTAAGCGCCATCGTCGCATCGCGTGAGACGCTGAACGC
This Thermomicrobiales bacterium DNA region includes the following protein-coding sequences:
- a CDS encoding M14 family metallopeptidase, which translates into the protein MREEDLQRPELTSYLKYEEMVALLKNWADAYPRWISLTVIGHSAEGRELFVATVSDHESGKHGGVDKRPAIWVDANHHAGEVIGGAVALGTIWSLIQRSEAGENMLEDTTWYVQPRIAPDGVEVYLTTPHKLRSAPIDYPTAGPQSGLHPADIDGDGVITQMRVPDSDGEWRVSELDRRLMVRRMDEDDPDAVYYRLFPESELVGEASSPLTVAPARWGLDFNRSYPHNWQPDYKQQGAGPYPLYPPETRANVDWIVSHPNICLVVSYHTFGGFSFRLPSSQPAAAYRHNDLGGDYAVLCQRFTDMTGGPTIQSYDEEHQIARFGSLMDWAYNQHGLYGWVPELWDNWLAAGVDRRDDPDTFHGERDEEEQAALLAWNDAALGGEGFVDWHEFDHPELGPVEIGGWTYKYTHQNPPGSFVPPIAASHIRWTDHLASSLPRIDFSEVTTEEIGENLWRVTAEVTNQSFLPTNISQQAIDVRRADPVKIELRLATGEVLDGGRRSVGHLAGRGAASNRPWEDPKPSRNVARVSWIVKGSPSGTVVAWSNKTGTIESSLGATEQAV
- a CDS encoding metallophosphatase family protein, giving the protein MSILIVSDIHANLAALEAVLEAAGPVDTIWNLGDTVGYGPYPGECLDAMVDLEPDVMLLGNHDAASVGLLSLDEFNPIARAATMWTTSQLTDEQRNQVAFLPLRATVDGCLCVHGSPRQPIWEYLYSAEVSAANFEVFDEAACFLGHTHVQLWITNDMADAGIDPRLGSDGESIQLDQGRFIINPGSVGQPRDGNPDAAFALFDPDLGVVTFRRVPYDIARTQTAMRDAGLPMQLITRLAAGV
- a CDS encoding aminotransferase class III-fold pyridoxal phosphate-dependent enzyme is translated as MTITPDHYAEQLPRTLGRYSPVIVDHAEGSYVWGHDGRKYLDFTSGIAVTNTGHSHPAVVKAIQEQAAKIIHAQANILIHKPMIDLMEEIRATMPSQLDGVFFSNSGAEAIEAAVKLAKIATGRPAIVAFKGAFHGRTHLAMALTTSRVKMRGHYEPLVPSIYHTPFPYPFRNPYSGDPTDACIYELERLFETTVMPDDVAAIIVEPIQGEGGYIVPPDNFLGRVREICDKHGILLIADEIQTGVGRTGKWWGFEHSNIVPDIVAVAKGIASGLPLSAIVASRETLNAWAPGSHGGTFGGNVVACAAGVATFRAIREEGMIENTVAMGKRLVDGLDRIAERNPLIGDVRGKGLMVAAEFVTSSGKPNPDAVNKVIANGIENGVLLLTAGGWDQAIRIIPPLNVSADEIDEFLTVFESAAGSAR
- the mnmG gene encoding tRNA uridine-5-carboxymethylaminomethyl(34) synthesis enzyme MnmG; the protein is MLLTDHGSHHSSYDVVVIGAGHAGCEAALAAARVGASVLVLTPNLDRIGFMPCNPSIGGPAKGHIVAEIDALGGAMAEAIDRTALQIRTLNASKGPAVQALRAQADKTLYSMAMKEALEVQPGIELRQEAARTIQARTSNGQPAVCAVETDFGNVYHCRAAVITAGTFLRGSMISGSWRSNGGRAGEHATQDLAVSIGDVGIQLRRLKTGTPPRIDARTIDFSLTEEQPGSETPLWFSRAGRNGRIERLELPPLSLYPGQSDGWRTQLSCYLVQTNETGHDLIAANAHRSPMFDGTIQGVGPRYCPSIEDKVMRFRDKHSHSLFLEPEGWRTTEVYVQGANTSLPHDVQLEFLRTIPALRDARITRYGYAVEYDAIEPTELTPWFASKRIDGLFLAGQVNGTSGYEEAAGQGLIAGLNAARFVGGLEPVTLRRDQAYLGVMADDLSTQDFVEPYRMLTSRAEHRILLRADTADDRLSQFAHDTGLISDARYREVAEEREARDRVIALMTETFLTQNERITHLLASVGLPPSSRSMTAADYARRPDSRITDLFAALHLLRPAAYDGLHVDDAMLRRIEVDLRYDAYVEKEREQVERLSRMEHTRIPARIDYLSVRGLRNEAREKLAHVRPSTIGQASRIAGVTPADVAVLLVYVRQGTPHELAPAPVAGTAN
- a CDS encoding universal stress protein: MQYRRILVPITGGSGDRRALDLACALASKKNLEVILVYVVEVKQSLPLDADMPEEVGVGEECLAVAETYARGGAELKLHKVMPELLQARTAGAAIVDEAIERDCDVILMACKLNENLGQPTLGETVNYVLRTAPCEVILTREAAEI
- the secA gene encoding preprotein translocase subunit SecA; translation: MNTLRSIADEVNALEDEYRALSDEELAGISDHFRSQLAAGDELDDILPESFAATREATRRTLGQRHFDVQIMGGVVLHQGKIAEMRTGEGKTQTSALALALNALEGKGCHLVTPNDYLAKRDTQWMGQIYHALGLTVGCIQHDEAFVYDPEYPNEDPRLERLRPVERAEAYNCDITYGTNNEFGFDYLRDNMAPDIRYCVQRDLHYAIVDEVDNILIDEARTPLIISGPGDEAVDRYYQFAQIVRQLRQERHYEIDLKRRSVTLTEDGIDRVEQILEIPDGASIYDDRYQDLTHYLEQALKAQALFHRDKDYMIEDGEVVIVDEFTGRKMAGRRYSEGLHQAIEAKEGVRVQRENVTEATITFQNYFRMYDKLAGMTGTASTEAEEFGNIYGLEVVEVPTNLPIQRLDEDDEVYRTAEEKYRAIVREIKAAAEKGQPTLVGTTSIEKSEFLAGLLRQEVPHSVLNAKQHEREAEIVQFAGEPGRVTIATNMAGRGTDIKLGDGVTDKGGLHIIGTERHESRRIDNQLRGRAGRQGDPGSSRFFLSLEDELMRRFGSGRVAGLMDRLGLEDDQPIEHNMISKSIENAQTKVEGHNFDLRKHVVEYDDVMNKHREVIYANRRRILEGESLHERMLEIIENQVAIVVAAHAEGDEIDDEAIIRGYRSIVPMTSLRMQDIDGLPIEDIEQRLIDDALAHYEAKERDTGEEMMRYLERAVMLSVIDKLWREHLTIMDDMRQGIGLQAYAQKDPLVAYKKEGFDMFEQLLANIDYDTAHKIFYANIQRAPVLAQPRTMVTNQESDGKPQAARKRTKIGRNEPCYCGSGKKFKNCHGAPAAQRVG
- a CDS encoding M20 family metallopeptidase; amino-acid sequence: MAIPGDRVAAAAEERVDQTLALLKTLVELESPSSEKAAVDKLIDWLQAEIERRGGSIERLPQSDWGDLIVARFDGSRDGQLQVMTHIDTVWPIGTIDRLPWRQDGDKIHGPGIYDMKASAAMMLTALDILHDLNATHRTIVWTINTEEEVGSPVSRPVLESVASESTCVLCLEPPVPPDGALKTERKGVGMFTMEIEGRAAHAGADHQSGVSAVEELARQIQRLHALTDYGKGTTVNVGVAEGGTKRNVVAAYARAEIDLRVTSLAEADRVVPQVLDSTSLVGGTTVRINGDMNRPPMERTDAIIAAFERAREIGQSIGQELKEASTGGGSDGNFTAAIGATTLDGLGCPGDGGHADTEHILRSAIGPRTALITALLAGL
- a CDS encoding MGMT family protein, with protein sequence MQQSKLFDGGEEPEKVKRLEDDPSFPSRVYRLALQIPSGKVTTYGTIAAVLGDRRGARMVGWAMSSCPPEVSEIAHRVVNRYGELSGGWAWGHPDVMRQLLIDEGVTFVGEYQVDLDKHLWIPPMEDSDEPPDV